In one window of uncultured Acetobacteroides sp. DNA:
- the nadC gene encoding carboxylating nicotinate-nucleotide diphosphorylase, with protein sequence MVDTSVFIDKLIELAIMEDIGDGDHSSLSCIPATEQGKVKLLVKQEGIIAGIEIAKIIFKRLDGNMQIEQLIEDGTRVKPGDIAFYVEGSVISLLQAERLVLNVMQRMSGIATQTSVYAEKLKGLKTKVLDTRKTTPGMRVLEKMAVKIGGGENHRMGLYDMVMLKDNHIDFAGGITQAIRKTQTYLKETGRDLQIEVETRSLDEIREAMAVGGIHRIMLDNFDLAKTREAVLLIDGKYETESSGGITLETLRDYAECGVDFISVGALTHQIKSLDMSLKAV encoded by the coding sequence ATGGTGGATACTTCAGTATTTATCGACAAGCTCATCGAGCTGGCAATCATGGAAGATATTGGCGATGGCGATCACTCCTCGCTCTCGTGCATCCCCGCTACGGAGCAGGGAAAGGTGAAGCTGCTGGTGAAGCAGGAGGGGATCATTGCCGGCATCGAGATCGCCAAGATCATCTTTAAACGGCTGGATGGGAACATGCAGATCGAGCAGCTCATCGAGGATGGTACGCGCGTTAAGCCAGGCGACATCGCCTTCTACGTGGAGGGTAGCGTGATATCGCTGCTGCAGGCCGAGCGCTTGGTGCTTAACGTGATGCAGCGCATGAGCGGCATCGCCACCCAAACCAGCGTGTACGCCGAAAAGCTGAAGGGGCTGAAGACAAAGGTGCTCGACACCCGTAAGACGACCCCCGGCATGCGCGTGCTGGAGAAGATGGCCGTGAAGATTGGCGGCGGCGAGAACCATCGCATGGGCCTTTACGACATGGTGATGCTTAAGGATAACCACATCGACTTCGCTGGAGGCATCACCCAGGCTATCCGCAAAACCCAGACCTACTTGAAGGAGACGGGGCGCGACCTACAGATTGAGGTGGAAACCCGTTCGCTCGACGAGATCCGCGAGGCGATGGCCGTTGGCGGCATCCACCGCATCATGCTCGACAACTTCGACCTTGCGAAGACTCGCGAGGCCGTTCTGCTGATCGACGGAAAGTACGAAACTGAGTCGTCGGGGGGCATCACCCTCGAAACCCTGCGCGACTATGCCGAGTGTGGAGTGGACTTCATCTCGGTGGGCGCGCTTACCCACCAGATAAAGAGCTTGGACATGAGCCTAAAGGCGGTGTAG
- the pdxH gene encoding pyridoxamine 5'-phosphate oxidase, which translates to MKTNIASLRKEYSLSTLDQSNVLPSPIQQFEIWLQEAIKAELPEPNAMTLATSTFEGKPSARMVLLKAVGEQGFSFFTSYESRKARQILQNPYGALVFYWAKLERQVRIEGRIVRAADAESDAYFQSRPVGSKLGAWASPQSQVVPSRKYLEELVADFREEFAEKAIVRPPNWGGYRLEPVLVEFWQGRRSRLHDRIQYRLENGAWVIERLAP; encoded by the coding sequence ATGAAAACCAATATCGCCAGCCTCCGAAAGGAGTATTCGCTAAGTACCCTAGATCAGTCGAATGTTTTACCCAGTCCTATACAGCAGTTCGAGATTTGGCTGCAGGAGGCTATCAAGGCCGAACTCCCCGAGCCCAACGCCATGACGCTGGCCACCTCCACCTTCGAGGGGAAGCCCTCGGCGCGGATGGTGCTGCTGAAGGCCGTTGGCGAGCAGGGATTCTCCTTCTTTACCAGCTACGAGAGCCGAAAGGCACGGCAAATCCTGCAAAATCCCTACGGGGCGCTGGTATTCTACTGGGCCAAGCTGGAGCGGCAGGTGCGCATCGAGGGGCGGATTGTGCGGGCAGCCGATGCGGAGTCCGACGCGTACTTCCAATCCCGCCCCGTGGGCAGTAAGCTGGGCGCTTGGGCCTCGCCCCAGAGCCAGGTGGTGCCCAGCCGCAAGTACCTGGAGGAGCTGGTGGCCGACTTCAGGGAGGAGTTTGCCGAAAAGGCTATCGTGCGGCCCCCCAACTGGGGCGGCTACAGGCTGGAGCCCGTGCTGGTGGAGTTTTGGCAGGGGCGAAGGAGTCGGCTGCACGACCGGATTCAGTACCGCCTCGAAAATGGGGCTTGGGTTATCGAGCGGCTCGCCCCATGA
- a CDS encoding glutamine synthetase family protein, which yields MNPKHIELSQNELVKHLQKPASEFTCDDIISFIEERGIEMVNFRYVAEDGKLKTLNFIINNKEYLETILTQGERVDGSSLFSFIEAGSSDLYVMPKYRTAFVDPFAEVPSLNIICSFYNSNGKPLESSPEYMLHKAVNVFKQETGYSFKAMGELEYYVISEDEQFFQGIDQKGYHSSTPYAKWEMLRVEALKLIAQAGGQVKYGHSEVGCFVKDGIYYEQQEIEFLPTAVEDAAEQLIVAKWIIRMLGYKYGVTISFAPKITVGKAGSGLHVHMMLDKDAKNQMVSEGSLSDTAKKMIAGILDIADALTAFGNTIPTSYLRLVPHQEAPTNVCWGDRNRSVLVRVPLGGIGAAQMIQDANPKGCTLNLERDSKQTVEFRVPDGSADIYLLMTGLVVGALHGLQMPNALERAAALYVDCNIFKDENKHILEGLEQLPISCWESADRLRAKREVFEKYGIFTTGLIDNKIKILKSYNDQKLSELLYGKDEQIAALVDKYLHVM from the coding sequence ATGAACCCTAAACATATAGAGCTCTCGCAAAACGAGCTCGTAAAACATCTTCAAAAGCCTGCGTCGGAGTTTACCTGCGACGACATCATCAGCTTTATTGAGGAGCGCGGTATTGAGATGGTGAACTTCCGCTACGTTGCCGAGGATGGCAAGCTGAAGACGCTGAACTTCATCATCAACAACAAGGAGTACTTGGAAACTATCCTCACCCAAGGTGAGCGTGTAGATGGTTCGAGCCTCTTCTCGTTCATCGAGGCCGGATCGAGCGACCTATACGTCATGCCCAAGTACCGCACCGCGTTTGTTGACCCGTTTGCTGAGGTTCCATCGCTCAACATCATCTGCTCGTTCTACAACAGCAACGGCAAGCCGCTGGAGAGCTCGCCCGAGTACATGCTCCACAAGGCGGTAAACGTCTTCAAGCAGGAGACGGGCTACAGCTTTAAGGCCATGGGCGAGCTGGAGTACTACGTGATATCGGAGGATGAGCAGTTCTTCCAGGGCATCGACCAAAAGGGATACCACTCATCTACCCCATACGCCAAGTGGGAGATGCTCCGCGTTGAAGCGCTGAAGCTGATCGCCCAAGCTGGCGGACAGGTTAAGTACGGGCACTCCGAGGTAGGATGCTTCGTTAAAGATGGCATCTACTACGAGCAGCAGGAGATTGAGTTCCTCCCCACAGCCGTCGAGGATGCCGCCGAGCAGCTGATCGTGGCCAAGTGGATCATCCGCATGCTGGGCTACAAGTACGGCGTCACCATCAGCTTCGCCCCAAAGATTACCGTGGGCAAGGCTGGAAGCGGGCTGCACGTCCACATGATGCTCGACAAGGATGCCAAAAACCAGATGGTTAGCGAGGGCAGCCTTAGCGACACCGCTAAAAAGATGATTGCCGGTATCCTAGATATCGCCGATGCGCTTACCGCCTTTGGCAACACCATTCCAACCTCATACCTACGCTTGGTTCCTCACCAGGAGGCCCCCACCAACGTATGCTGGGGCGATAGAAACCGCTCGGTGCTGGTTCGCGTTCCGCTTGGCGGAATTGGCGCAGCGCAGATGATTCAGGATGCCAACCCCAAGGGATGCACCCTCAACCTAGAGCGCGACAGCAAGCAAACCGTAGAGTTCAGGGTACCCGATGGATCGGCCGACATCTACCTGCTAATGACTGGGCTGGTTGTAGGTGCGCTTCACGGCCTCCAAATGCCCAACGCGCTCGAAAGAGCCGCCGCGCTGTACGTAGACTGCAACATCTTTAAGGATGAGAACAAGCATATCCTCGAAGGCCTCGAACAGCTGCCCATCTCGTGCTGGGAATCGGCCGATAGGCTGCGGGCCAAACGCGAGGTGTTCGAGAAGTACGGGATCTTTACCACCGGATTGATAGACAACAAAATCAAAATATTAAAGTCGTACAACGACCAAAAACTTAGCGAGCTGCTATACGGGAAAGATGAACAAATTGCTGCTTTAGTCGATAAGTATTTGCATGTGATGTAA
- the era gene encoding GTPase Era, translating to MAHKSGFVNILGNPNVGKSTLMNGLVGERLSIITAKAQTTRHRIMGLVNTDDYQIVYSDTPGILKPSYKLQESMMSFVNTAITDADVFLYVTDVVETPDKNIEYIDRLKKSSTPIILIINKVDLTTQEKLEVLVEQWKERLPDALIIPASAKLNFNIEAIMSNIVRLLPEAPPYFPKDQLTDKPMRFFAAEIIREKIFLNYEKEVPYCTEVVIEAYTEEPTIVRVSAVIYVARQTQKGIIIGKQGSMLKKVGTQARKELEAFLGTKVFLEMFVKVSDKWRDNERDLKNFGYIQD from the coding sequence ATGGCTCATAAATCAGGCTTTGTAAATATATTAGGCAACCCAAATGTGGGGAAAAGTACGCTGATGAACGGCTTGGTAGGCGAGCGCCTATCCATCATCACCGCCAAGGCGCAGACTACCCGCCATAGGATTATGGGGCTGGTGAATACCGACGACTACCAGATCGTGTACTCCGACACCCCCGGTATCCTAAAGCCGAGCTACAAGCTGCAGGAGTCGATGATGAGCTTTGTGAATACCGCCATCACCGATGCCGACGTGTTCCTCTACGTTACCGACGTGGTGGAGACGCCCGATAAGAACATCGAGTACATCGATAGGCTGAAGAAGTCCTCGACGCCCATCATCCTTATCATTAACAAGGTTGACCTTACCACCCAGGAGAAGCTGGAGGTGCTGGTGGAGCAGTGGAAGGAGCGCCTGCCCGATGCGCTGATTATCCCCGCTTCGGCCAAACTGAACTTCAACATCGAGGCCATCATGAGCAACATCGTGCGCCTGCTGCCCGAGGCGCCACCCTACTTCCCCAAGGATCAGCTTACCGATAAGCCCATGCGCTTTTTCGCCGCCGAGATCATCCGCGAGAAGATATTCCTGAACTACGAGAAGGAGGTGCCCTACTGCACCGAGGTGGTGATTGAGGCCTACACCGAGGAGCCTACCATTGTTAGGGTGTCGGCGGTGATCTACGTGGCGCGCCAAACCCAGAAGGGGATCATTATCGGCAAGCAGGGGAGCATGCTCAAGAAGGTGGGCACCCAGGCCCGCAAGGAGCTGGAGGCGTTTCTGGGTACGAAGGTCTTCCTGGAGATGTTCGTGAAGGTGAGCGACAAGTGGCGCGACAACGAGCGCGACCTCAAGAATTTTGGATACATACAGGACTAA
- the der gene encoding ribosome biogenesis GTPase Der, producing MANIVAIVGRPNVGKSTLFNRLVGMRKAIVDETAGVTRDRHYGKCDWNGRDFSVIDTGGYTINSEDTFELEIVKQVDLAIDEADIILFVVDVMGGITDYDEAIAQMLRKSKKKIFLVTNKVDNNDRIYYSAEFYGLGLGDPYNISAASGFGTGDLLDAVVNSLPKEDNLEEELDIPKVAIVGRPNVGKSSLTNALLGEERNIVTPISGTTRDSIYARYNKFGQDFFLIDTAGVRKKGKVHEDIEFYSVMRSIRTIEEADVCVLMLDASQGIEAQDLNLYNLIVRNKKGVVVVVNKWDLVTKENNTMKDYTDNLKERIAPFTDVPIIFTSVINKQRVFDVIQSVSVVYENRKRRIPTARLNEFFLPVIENTPPPANKGKYIKIKFVTQLPTQTPSFAFFANLPQYVKEPYKRFLENKLRENYDFTGVPVQIYIREK from the coding sequence ATGGCAAACATTGTAGCAATAGTAGGGCGCCCGAATGTGGGGAAATCGACCCTCTTTAATCGTTTGGTAGGAATGCGTAAGGCCATTGTCGACGAGACTGCAGGCGTTACCCGCGATAGACACTACGGGAAGTGCGACTGGAACGGCCGCGATTTCTCGGTGATCGATACCGGCGGTTACACCATCAACTCGGAGGATACCTTCGAGCTGGAAATCGTTAAGCAGGTGGATCTGGCCATCGACGAGGCCGACATCATCCTGTTTGTGGTAGACGTAATGGGGGGCATCACCGACTACGATGAGGCTATTGCCCAGATGCTCCGCAAGTCGAAGAAGAAGATTTTTTTGGTTACCAACAAGGTGGACAACAACGATAGGATCTACTACTCGGCCGAGTTCTACGGCCTAGGGCTGGGCGATCCGTACAACATCTCGGCGGCAAGCGGCTTTGGCACGGGCGATCTGCTCGATGCCGTGGTGAACAGCCTGCCCAAGGAAGATAACCTGGAGGAGGAGCTCGACATCCCCAAGGTGGCCATCGTGGGAAGGCCTAACGTGGGCAAGTCGTCGCTGACCAACGCGCTGCTGGGCGAGGAGCGCAACATCGTTACCCCAATTTCGGGTACCACCCGCGACTCCATCTACGCGCGGTACAACAAGTTTGGGCAGGACTTCTTCCTGATCGATACCGCCGGCGTCCGCAAGAAGGGCAAGGTGCACGAGGATATCGAGTTCTACTCGGTGATGCGCTCGATCCGTACCATCGAGGAGGCGGACGTGTGCGTGCTGATGCTCGACGCCTCGCAGGGCATCGAGGCGCAGGACCTGAACCTCTACAACCTGATTGTGCGCAACAAGAAGGGCGTTGTGGTGGTGGTGAACAAGTGGGACTTGGTGACCAAGGAGAACAACACCATGAAGGACTACACCGACAACCTGAAGGAGCGCATTGCGCCCTTTACCGATGTGCCCATCATCTTTACCTCGGTGATCAACAAGCAGCGCGTGTTCGACGTCATTCAGTCGGTGTCGGTGGTGTACGAGAACCGCAAGCGCCGTATCCCAACGGCTCGCCTGAACGAGTTCTTCCTGCCCGTCATCGAGAATACGCCGCCGCCTGCCAACAAGGGCAAGTACATCAAGATAAAGTTCGTAACCCAGCTGCCCACGCAAACGCCTTCGTTCGCGTTCTTCGCCAACCTTCCGCAGTACGTGAAGGAGCCCTACAAGCGCTTCCTCGAAAACAAGCTGCGCGAGAACTACGACTTTACGGGGGTACCCGTACAGATCTACATCCGCGAAAAGTAG
- a CDS encoding family 20 glycosylhydrolase gives MMKHHLLLWGLMLLATAASAQATAAALASDLIPKPLSCTDKPGTFAITPSVKLHAPSPFKEAANLLAEKLRLNNAITRSSRKAAIVFLEADKKDSLGNEGYRLSITPSKISITAATAQGATNATFTLLQLQLLQPDAKAIACAEIRDLPRLGYRGMHLDVSRNFFPVDFIKKYIDLMAIYKFNTFHWHLTDNAGWRLQIKAHPELTAKAAFRTHLTRKEWWSSGRKFASEGDPNAYGGYYTQEEAREVVAYAAQRGITVIPEIEMPGHSDEVLAVYPQLACSGLPYQNGELCIGNPQTFSLMEDVMKEVIGIFPSTYIHVGGDEAEAKAWKGCPKCQALMKEKGLANEHELQAYLIKHMEQFLKEHGRKLIGWDEIVDGGLPADATVMNWRGESYGIKAIEQNHDVVMAPSDTYFDYYQSNPATQPEAIGGYLPLQRVYAIEPIPAALSAQQGKHVLGIQGNLWTEFMPTTYQVEYMAFPRAIALSEVAWSAKEKKSFDDFQRRLQLHYRLLQRCNVNYYRPSNAVTITALPDYERRQDQITFTSEQYQPEIRYTTDGSAPTATSQLYERPFYTSGRTVVKAVIFKNGQLQGQAACDTANYHLAIGKKVTFNTPWSSAYPAQKEQTLTNGIAGTITYRDKQWLGYLKDLDVTVDMEGVQPISSVAIRFMQQPGPGVFFPSYVELLVSDDGKTFTSVTKEVNTTPTSDPALRFKSFTFDCGKLNARYIRLFAPKVAGFMFADEVVVY, from the coding sequence ATGATGAAACACCACCTACTGCTGTGGGGGCTAATGCTCCTTGCCACAGCCGCCAGCGCGCAGGCCACAGCCGCAGCACTGGCATCAGACCTAATCCCGAAGCCACTATCGTGCACCGATAAGCCGGGCACCTTCGCCATCACCCCCAGCGTAAAGCTGCATGCGCCATCGCCATTTAAGGAGGCGGCCAACCTGCTGGCCGAAAAGCTGAGGCTGAACAACGCCATCACCCGAAGCAGCAGAAAAGCCGCTATCGTTTTCTTAGAAGCCGACAAGAAGGACAGCCTCGGCAACGAGGGGTACCGCCTTTCGATCACCCCAAGCAAGATCAGCATCACCGCTGCCACCGCCCAGGGGGCAACCAACGCCACCTTCACCCTACTGCAGCTGCAGCTCCTGCAGCCCGACGCCAAGGCCATCGCCTGCGCCGAGATCAGGGATCTGCCCCGCCTCGGCTACCGCGGCATGCACCTCGACGTGTCGCGCAACTTCTTCCCGGTCGACTTCATCAAGAAGTACATCGACCTGATGGCCATCTACAAGTTCAACACCTTCCACTGGCACCTTACCGACAACGCCGGATGGAGGCTCCAGATAAAGGCGCACCCCGAGCTAACGGCCAAGGCGGCCTTCCGCACCCACCTCACCCGTAAGGAGTGGTGGAGCTCGGGCCGAAAGTTTGCCAGCGAGGGCGACCCCAACGCCTACGGCGGCTACTACACCCAGGAGGAGGCCCGCGAGGTGGTTGCCTACGCCGCCCAGCGGGGCATCACGGTAATCCCCGAGATTGAGATGCCCGGCCACTCCGACGAGGTGCTGGCCGTTTACCCCCAGCTCGCCTGCTCCGGCCTCCCCTACCAGAACGGCGAGCTCTGCATCGGCAACCCGCAAACCTTCTCCCTGATGGAGGATGTAATGAAGGAGGTCATCGGCATCTTCCCCTCCACCTACATCCACGTGGGGGGCGACGAGGCCGAGGCCAAGGCCTGGAAGGGGTGCCCCAAGTGCCAGGCGCTGATGAAGGAGAAGGGCCTGGCCAACGAGCACGAGCTGCAGGCCTACCTCATCAAGCACATGGAGCAGTTCCTAAAGGAGCATGGGCGCAAGCTCATCGGCTGGGACGAGATTGTTGACGGAGGACTTCCTGCCGATGCTACGGTGATGAACTGGCGAGGCGAGAGCTACGGCATCAAGGCCATCGAGCAGAACCACGACGTGGTGATGGCCCCCAGCGACACCTACTTCGACTACTACCAGAGCAACCCCGCCACCCAGCCCGAGGCCATCGGCGGATACCTGCCCCTACAGCGCGTGTACGCCATCGAGCCCATCCCTGCGGCGCTATCGGCCCAGCAGGGCAAGCACGTGCTGGGCATCCAGGGCAACCTGTGGACCGAGTTCATGCCCACCACCTACCAGGTGGAGTACATGGCCTTCCCCCGTGCCATTGCGCTGTCCGAGGTTGCCTGGAGCGCCAAGGAGAAGAAAAGCTTCGACGACTTCCAGCGCCGCCTGCAGCTCCACTACCGCCTGCTGCAGCGCTGCAACGTTAACTACTACCGCCCCTCGAACGCCGTAACCATTACCGCCCTCCCCGACTACGAAAGGAGGCAGGATCAGATAACCTTTACCAGCGAGCAGTACCAGCCCGAGATCCGCTACACCACCGATGGAAGCGCGCCAACCGCCACCTCGCAGCTCTACGAGAGGCCGTTCTACACCTCCGGGCGAACGGTTGTAAAGGCCGTCATCTTCAAGAACGGGCAGCTGCAGGGCCAGGCCGCCTGCGACACCGCCAACTACCACCTGGCCATCGGCAAAAAGGTAACCTTCAACACCCCCTGGAGCAGCGCCTACCCCGCCCAAAAGGAGCAGACGCTCACCAACGGCATCGCGGGCACCATCACCTACCGCGACAAGCAGTGGCTGGGCTACCTGAAGGACCTCGACGTCACCGTCGACATGGAGGGCGTACAGCCCATCTCCAGCGTGGCCATCCGCTTCATGCAGCAGCCCGGCCCGGGCGTCTTCTTCCCCTCGTACGTCGAGCTGCTCGTCTCCGACGATGGCAAGACCTTCACCTCGGTAACGAAGGAGGTGAACACCACGCCCACCTCCGACCCCGCGCTAAGGTTCAAATCCTTTACCTTCGATTGCGGGAAGCTAAACGCCCGCTACATCCGCCTGTTTGCGCCCAAGGTAGCCGGGTTCATGTTTGCCGACGAGGTTGTTGTGTACTAG
- a CDS encoding AbgT family transporter, producing the protein MVSKRKFTIPNNFVIVFWIIAICALLTWFLPGGEYVKAANGTVTFNQIDNVPQTYQLFTSFFKGFEKGAGIIIFILVVGGAFWVVNSNGSIDVGIYSFLNRSKGWERFWLVRKLGVNNVIMVSIMIVFSLFGAVFGMSEETIAFAVVIIPLAISMGYDSLVGLGLVYVAAHTGFAGAMLNPFTIGIAQELSGIPLFSGIEYRFICWIILNVALIIFVLRYAHRVKKNPKISPVYQEDKFWRDRFSEEKSHVEHTTPKSAWLAYGLSLAALVAFSVAYPTTSLVIGKSTLAPMPIMPVTMALYALLCWRSLRKSVHYFILQLLGFTILYLIVGVMGYGWGIDKIAGLFFALGLLSGLAIGYKANEIVKHFMDGAKDFMSAAIIVGFAGGIIVILQDGKVVDTILHGLSSTLGAYGKIAATETIYGIITLINMIIPSGSAKAALTIPIFAPFSDIIGISRQTTVMAFQLGGGFTEMITPISGVLIGVLGVAKVPYAKWIKWVIPYIIILIIIGALLLVPTVTMNLSGFEMVPAAR; encoded by the coding sequence ATGGTTTCGAAAAGAAAATTCACCATACCGAATAACTTCGTTATCGTCTTTTGGATTATTGCCATCTGCGCCCTGCTCACCTGGTTCCTGCCAGGGGGCGAGTACGTAAAGGCGGCCAATGGAACGGTTACCTTTAACCAAATCGACAACGTGCCGCAAACCTACCAGCTCTTTACCTCCTTCTTTAAGGGGTTCGAGAAGGGTGCGGGTATCATCATATTTATTCTTGTTGTGGGCGGCGCCTTCTGGGTGGTTAACTCCAACGGCTCCATCGACGTGGGCATCTACTCCTTCCTCAACCGATCGAAAGGGTGGGAGCGCTTCTGGCTGGTACGCAAGCTGGGGGTGAACAACGTCATCATGGTAAGCATCATGATCGTCTTTAGCCTCTTTGGGGCGGTGTTCGGCATGAGCGAGGAGACCATCGCCTTTGCCGTGGTGATTATCCCGCTGGCCATATCGATGGGGTACGACTCGCTGGTGGGCCTAGGGCTGGTGTACGTGGCTGCCCACACCGGCTTTGCCGGGGCGATGCTCAACCCCTTTACCATCGGCATTGCACAGGAACTCTCGGGTATTCCGCTCTTCTCGGGCATTGAGTATAGGTTCATCTGCTGGATAATCCTTAACGTTGCCCTTATCATCTTCGTGCTCCGCTACGCCCATCGGGTGAAGAAGAATCCGAAGATATCGCCCGTATACCAAGAGGATAAGTTTTGGCGTGACCGTTTCAGCGAGGAGAAGTCGCACGTGGAGCATACCACGCCCAAATCGGCCTGGTTGGCCTATGGGCTTAGCCTTGCCGCGTTGGTTGCCTTCTCGGTGGCGTACCCTACCACCTCTCTGGTAATCGGCAAGTCCACGCTGGCGCCGATGCCCATCATGCCGGTAACAATGGCACTCTACGCGCTGCTCTGCTGGAGAAGCCTGCGCAAGTCGGTTCACTACTTCATTCTGCAGCTGCTGGGCTTCACCATCCTCTACCTTATTGTTGGGGTGATGGGCTACGGCTGGGGTATCGATAAGATTGCCGGGCTCTTCTTCGCGCTTGGGCTGTTGAGCGGCTTGGCCATCGGCTACAAGGCCAACGAAATTGTGAAGCACTTTATGGATGGCGCCAAGGACTTCATGTCGGCGGCCATCATCGTAGGGTTTGCCGGGGGGATTATCGTAATTCTTCAGGACGGCAAGGTGGTAGATACCATCCTGCACGGTCTCTCGTCGACGCTTGGTGCCTACGGAAAGATTGCCGCTACTGAAACCATCTACGGCATCATTACCCTTATCAACATGATTATCCCATCGGGTAGTGCCAAGGCTGCCCTCACCATTCCTATATTTGCTCCCTTCTCCGACATTATCGGTATCTCGCGCCAAACAACGGTGATGGCGTTTCAGCTGGGTGGCGGTTTTACCGAGATGATTACCCCAATTTCTGGTGTCCTTATTGGCGTGCTAGGCGTTGCCAAGGTTCCTTACGCCAAGTGGATTAAATGGGTTATTCCCTATATCATCATCCTGATCATTATCGGTGCCCTGCTGCTCGTTCCTACCGTTACGATGAACCTTAGCGGATTCGAAATGGTTCCTGCGGCACGGTAG
- a CDS encoding ATP-binding protein → MFAVGLFVVLLFVAVLITSMVLLTRKYIKRIIHEQDKFTQAKLEHQKSLLWNSVLVQEKERDRIASDLHDELISKLTVLTYALQTNNEKVKPVELLGDSIKIARRITHDLRPPMLEETTMEELVEDFILPLKNAYAINCFFSHQQHQALKTDVKLQLFRVIQEVVNNILKHAHASQIDIFLRVTNTFVALVIRDNGVGFDVAEKAKGLGLKNIEFRAQLLNARSRFKSEPNNGTTFQLLLNNRVW, encoded by the coding sequence ATGTTTGCTGTAGGACTTTTTGTTGTGTTACTTTTTGTTGCTGTTTTAATCACCAGCATGGTTTTGCTTACCAGAAAGTACATTAAGCGAATTATTCATGAGCAGGATAAGTTTACACAAGCAAAGCTGGAACACCAGAAATCGTTGCTCTGGAATAGCGTATTGGTTCAGGAAAAGGAGCGCGACCGTATTGCATCCGATCTTCACGACGAGCTGATCTCGAAACTAACCGTATTAACCTACGCCCTGCAAACCAACAACGAGAAGGTTAAGCCCGTAGAGCTGCTGGGCGATTCCATTAAAATCGCTCGAAGAATTACGCACGACCTTCGTCCACCTATGCTCGAAGAAACCACGATGGAGGAACTTGTGGAAGATTTTATCCTCCCTTTGAAGAATGCCTATGCCATCAACTGTTTTTTTAGCCATCAACAGCATCAGGCACTTAAAACGGATGTCAAGTTGCAGCTTTTCCGTGTTATTCAGGAAGTGGTTAACAACATACTGAAGCACGCTCATGCCTCTCAAATAGACATTTTCTTGAGGGTGACAAATACGTTTGTTGCTCTTGTTATTCGCGATAATGGCGTCGGTTTCGACGTTGCGGAAAAGGCAAAGGGACTTGGGCTAAAGAACATCGAGTTTCGCGCGCAGCTGCTAAATGCGCGAAGCCGCTTTAAGTCGGAGCCTAACAATGGTACTACTTTTCAGCTGCTTTTGAACAATAGAGTTTGGTAG
- a CDS encoding response regulator transcription factor, producing MEEQDSSIRIGIVDDEALIVMLLSDFFAKHERISVEVTATGGQQIIDAFGAAQSIPEILLLDLQMGEMNGIDTATVLKQSYPDLKIIVVSSHYKKSFMGYMLKLGVNAFLPKGIAPLLLAEAIEEVHAKGFYFMGEQIEVMRNQIAANVPAPALKTEEELSEREVEVLRLLCMQYTAPQIAEKLFIAKRTVDFHKTNLLEKTSSKNIAGLVIYAIQKRLIDIDDCFFTLTE from the coding sequence ATGGAAGAACAGGATTCATCAATAAGAATTGGAATAGTTGACGACGAAGCATTAATTGTTATGCTTTTGTCCGACTTCTTCGCGAAGCATGAGCGAATTTCCGTAGAGGTAACCGCTACAGGTGGGCAGCAAATCATTGATGCGTTTGGGGCTGCCCAAAGCATCCCCGAGATACTGCTGCTAGATCTCCAGATGGGCGAGATGAACGGAATTGATACAGCAACCGTTCTTAAGCAGAGCTATCCCGATTTAAAAATTATCGTTGTCTCTTCGCACTACAAGAAGTCGTTTATGGGCTACATGCTTAAGCTTGGGGTAAACGCTTTCCTTCCTAAAGGCATAGCGCCACTGCTGCTTGCCGAAGCAATAGAGGAGGTGCACGCCAAGGGCTTCTACTTTATGGGCGAGCAGATCGAGGTAATGAGGAATCAAATAGCTGCTAACGTTCCTGCTCCAGCCCTCAAAACCGAGGAGGAACTTTCGGAGAGGGAGGTGGAGGTACTAAGGCTCCTCTGCATGCAGTATACCGCCCCACAGATAGCCGAAAAACTCTTCATTGCCAAGCGAACCGTAGATTTTCATAAAACGAACCTACTGGAAAAAACCTCGTCAAAGAATATTGCAGGGTTGGTTATCTATGCCATTCAGAAAAGGCTTATAGATATCGACGATTGCTTCTTTACGCTTACGGAATAG